TCGCGGACGAGCACGAACTCGCGCTGATCTCGATCGCCGACATGATCGCCTGGCGGCGCAGGCACGAGAAGCACGTGGTGCGTGTCGCCGAGGCGCGCATCCCCACCGCGCACGGCGAGTTCATGGCGGTCGGTTACCAGAGCATCTACGACGAGGTCGAGCACGTCGCACTGGTGCGCGGCGACATCAGCGACGGCGAGGACGTGCTGGTGCGCGTGCACTCGGAGTGCCTGACCGGTGACGTGTTCGGGTCGCTGCGCTGCGACTGTGGCCCGCAGCTGGACGCCGCGTTGGAGATGGTCGCGGCCGAGGGGCGCGGTGTGGTGCTGTACATGCGCGGTCACGAAGGGCGCGGGATCGGCCTGATGCACAAGTTGCAGGCCTATCAGCTGCAGGACTCCGGCCACGACACGGTCGACGCGAACCTGGAACTGGGGCTGCCCGCCGACGCCCGCGATTACGGCACCGGCGCGCAGATCCTGGTGGATCTGGGCCTTCGCTCGATGCGCTTGCTGACCAACAACCCGGCCAAGCGGGTCGGCTTGGACGGCTACGGCCTGCGGATCACCGAGCGGGTGCCGATGCCGTTGCGCGCGAATGCGGAGAACCTGCGCTACCTGCGCACCAAGCGGGACCGGATGGGGCACGACCTGATCGGCCTCGACGAGCTCGATCTCGGCGAGACGGCGCACTGACCTGCGAACACACCGGAAAGGCGGACATCGATGAGCGGTACCGGGGTACCGACCTTCGCGCTGGCGGACGCCAAGGACCTGTCCTTGGGCATCGTCGCCTCGCGCTGGCACACCCAGATCTGCGACACCCTGCTGGCGAACGCCGAGCGGGTGGCCAAGGACGCGGGCGTCCAGCAGATCACGGTGGTGCGCTGCGCCGGTGCGATGGAGCTGCCGGTGGTGGCTCAGGAGCTGGCCAAGTCGCACGACGCGGTGGTGGCCCTCGGCGTGGTGATCCGCGGTGACACACCGCATTTCGAGTATGTCTGCGACGCGGTGACCGCGGGGCTCACCCGGGTTTCGCTGGACGAGGGCACTCCGGTCGCGAACGGAGTGCTCACCACCAACAACGAGCGGCAGGCCCTGGACCGCGCCGGGCTGCCGGAATCCCACGAGAACAAGGGCGAGCAGGCGGCCGCCGCGGCATTGGACGCCGCGTTGACGCTGCGCGCCTTGCGGCAGTCCGCGTAGCGATGCCGGTGGTCCGTATCTTCCGGAGGCACGCGGGCTCGCCCGCGGCGGTCGGCGAGGCGTCCGGATGGGAGTTCGAGGTGCGGCCCCGGCGCGCGGTGCGGACGGCTTGGATCGTGGCGGTGCTGGTCGCGGCCGCGTTCACCGTGGGCGGTATCTGGCTGCGCAGTGGGTCGACCGGCGTCAATTTCCGGGTGGCCGATCAGATCGCGATGATCGGGATCGGCCTGCTCGGCGCCGGGGCGGTGCTGCTGCTGACCAGACCCAGGGTGCGGGCCGGGGCACGGGGCGTGTCGGTGCGCAACATACTGGGGGACAATGATTTCCCGTGGGATTACATCCGAGGTGTGTCGTTCCCGGATCGGAAGTCCTGGGCTCGTCTGGAATTGATCGATGACGACTACGTCCCGATGCTGGCGATCCGCTCGAACGACAAGGAGCACGCGGCGCGGGCGATGGATCGGTTGCGCGAACTCGGTGCGAAGTATTCCGGGAGCAAGTGAGCGGGTGAGTTCCGTACGCCCACCCGCTTGGCTCGCGTGCGTTCGAACAGCCCTCTAGCCTCGCCGGTATGGAGCAGGGTGCCTTCGTCCTCGCGGCAGCGTTCGCCGACGATCCATTGATGACCTACTTCTGGCCGGTATCGGCGCGGCGGCGGAAAGCATTGCCCGGCTTCTGGGAATCGCGCATCGCGTCGCGCCGGAAGAACGGCTTGGTCGACCTCGCACACGATGCCGCGGGTGACCTCGCCTGTGTGGCGCTGTGGGAACCGGCGAACGTGGTGTCGCCGACGGCGAAGCCGTTGACCTTGCTACGGGCCTTGGGGCTGGGCACGGCGCGGGCCTTGTCCGCCGGGCGACGGATGGAGCACGCGCGACCGGCGACGCCGCATCTGTACCTGGCGGCCATCGGGACGCTGCCCGGCGTCCGGGGCCGGGGTCTGGCGACCGCGCTGCTGGAACGGCGGTTGTCGGTGGCCGAACAGGACTGCTTCTTGATCTCGAATACCAGCGGCACGGTGCCCTTCTACCGGCGATTCGGGTTCGAACCGCAAGGTGAGCTGCCGATCGACGGGGGTCCGGTGGTGTATCCGATGATCCGGAAGAAGTGATCGCTCCCCCCGGCATGCTGATCCTCGAGATGCCGGGGGTGGAGCGACGGCGATCGGTCGCTTGCCGTACCCGTTGCCGGGGCCGATTCAGTGCGTGTCGCCGAGGACCGCGCCTTCGCGGCGCGGGTCCGCGCCGCCGATCCAGCCGTCCGCGCCATTGCGTTTGAGCGCGCTGAGACCGCTGGACTGCGGTGCCACCGAGACCTGATGGCCCAGCTGGCGCAGCCGGAGCACGAGCGGGTCGTGGTCGCCGTTGTCCGTGGCGTCGATCGCCGGGTGCTCCCCGCCGATCCCCGTGGCCGGACTGTTGCCTGCGCCGAACGCGACCGCGGACACCGCCTGCTGCGGGTCCAGGCCCCAGTCGAACATGTTGACCAGTGTTTTCACCACGAACTGGATGATCACCGACCCACCGGGAGAGCCCGCGACATGGGTGAGTTCGCCGCGGGAGCCGTCGGGGGCCTTGCCGAAGATCAGCGTCGGGCTCATCGAACTGCGCGGGCGCTTGCCCGGCTGCACTCGATTGGCCATCGGCACGCCGTCCGCGCCCAGCGGATCGGCGTTGAAGTCGGTGAGCTGGTTGTTCAGGACGAAGCCGTCGACCAGGTGGAAGGAACCGAACGCCGACTCCACGGTGGTGGTCATCGCCGCGGCGTTGCCGTACTTGTCGACCACCGAGATGTGGCTGGTGCCGTGCTCGGGCGGCTGCGGGCCGACGCCCAGCGGCACGGGTCCGAAGTCACCCGGCTGCGCGGTGCCCATACTGCGGTTCGGATCGATCAGTCCGGCACGCTGTCGCAGGTAATCGCGGTTCAGCAGGGTTTGGGCGGAATTGCCGGGCAGCGGGACGAAATCGGTGTCGGCCACGTACTTGTTGCGATCGGCGTAGGCCAGGCGTTCGGCCTCGGAGATCAGGTGCACGGCCTGGGCGTTCGGCTTGCCGCCGTTGCGGTCGATGTTGTCCGGCCGCATGGTGGCCAGGTCGAAGTTCTCCAGGATGCCCAGGGTCGCGGCGACGGCGATGCCGCCCGAGGAGGGACTCGGCATGCCGCAGATCTCGTGCTCGCGATAGCCCGTGCACAACGCGGTGCGCTTCTTCGCCTGGTAGCCGGCCAGGTCCCCGGTGGTGATCAGGCCGGGGGTGCGCCCGCCGGAGGAGCGGCCCGCCGCCGCGGCGATGTCCCGGGCGATGGCGCCCGTATAGAAGGCCTGCGCGCCATCGGTGGCGACCGCGCCGAGCGTCTTCGCCATGGCCGGGTTGGTGAGGACGGTCTCGGCGGTCTTCGGGCTGCCGTCCGGGTTCAGGAAGTACGCCTTGGCGTCTTCGTCCGCAGCGAGGTCCTTGGCCGACTCCGCGATCTGGCTCGCGAGACGCGGACTGATCGGGAAGCCCTGATCGGCCAGTCCGATGGCAGGGTCGAACAACTCGCGCCACGCGGTCTTGCCGTGGTCGCGGTGCGCCAGTTCGAGCATCCGCAGCACACCCGGCACGCCGATGGAGCGGCCGCTGGCCCGCGTGTTCGGTTTGGGCTCGGTGCGGTCGGCATCGCTGATCCAGCGCAGGTAGTTCTCGGTGGCGGCCGCGGGAGCCACCTCGCGGCCGTCGTAGGCGTCCACGGTCCTGGTGTTCGCGTCGTAGTAGAGCAGGAACGCCCCGCCGCCGATTCCGGACGCCTGCGGTTCGACCAGCCCGAGCACCGTCTGTGCCGCGATCAGCGCGTCCGCCGCCGTGCCGCCGTCGCGGAGGACCTCACACGCGGCCTTGGTGGACACCGGGTTGGCCGTCGACACCGCGAAAGTGTGCGTGCGCACCGGCGTCATGTTCGAGCGATAGCCCGTCGCTATCTCCGGGTTGGTGCTCAGGTCTTTGGTGGCGCTGCTCGCCGGTCCCGCCGCGGTGGCCGTCACCGGCGTGCCGTTCGGAACCGTCTCGCAGACCCCGCCCGCCTGGCTTTCGCCGGACGAACAAGCGGTGGCCATTCCTACGGTGAGTGCGAACGCCGCCGCTGCGGCGACCCAAGTACCTCGCTTGCGCCCCATGCCCGGACTCTAACCTCCGGCACCGACAGCCGCGCCGGTTTCCTTCCCAGGGGCGAAATCGCCCTGGCGGCAGGGTGTGTCGAGGTCGAGGCGGCGGAAATCGGCCGTCGCGGACCGGCGGGGCGCCGCGAGCGGTCGGTAGGCTGGCCGGGTGGCGATCGAGGCGGTGCTGTTCGACTTCTCCGGGACCTTGTTCCGCCTGGAGGCCGACGAATCCTGGTACGCGGATCTGACCGGTCCGGACGGACGGGCGTTCGATGTGGACCAGAAGGCCGAGATCATGCGGCGGATGACGGCGCCGGTCGACCACGTGGCCGACTTCGACGACGAGACGCAGTATGCGTGGGATCACCGCGACCTGGATCCGGCGCTGCATCGCAAGGTGATGATGCGCGTGCTGCGCGAGTCGGGCGTGCCCACCGACGAGGACGCCGAGCGGCTGTACGCCCGGCTGCTCGACCCGCTGGAGTGGACGCCGTACCCGGACAGCGAGGCCGTCCTCGATCGCTTGGCCGCCCAAGGGATTCCGGTGGCGGTGGTGAGCAATATCCCGTTCGACATCCGTCCGTCGTTCGCGGCGCGCGGCTGGGATCGGCTGGTCGGCGCGTTCACCCTCTCCTTCGAGGTCGGCGCCATGAAGCCCGATCCGGAGATCTTCCATTCCGCGCTGGGTGAACTGGGCGTGCCCGCCGAGGCTGCGCTGATGATCGGTGACAGCGCCGAGGCCGACGGCGGCGCCGAGGCGCTGGGCAGCCGGTTCGCTCTGGTCGAGGCCCTGCCGACCACCGAGCGCCCGGACGCGCTGCTGGCCGCGCTACGGCGGCACGGTCTGATGGAGTAACCCGGGCCGATACGCGGACGCCCGCGCGGTGCCCGGTTCATTTGCCGAAGTCGCGGTTGTGGGGCAAGTCACCGTGTTACGGTGCGATTCCGGCGTAATCGCAGGTGCGCCGGTAGGTTCGGTACCAACGGGGGTACGGCTGTGAGCTTGGCGTTCTCCGGTGAGGAGCCGTCGATCGGCGTGGAAGCGGCCATGCCGGAGGCGGTTCGGGACGTGCGGGAAGCCGTCGCCGGGATGGCGGGGTTCGGACTCGCTTATCCCGTGCTGATGAATCTGACCCGCGGCGGCGACGCGGCCGCCACGGCATCCACCCAGTTCTGTGTGGCCTGGGCGCTGGGTCTGCTCGTGCTCGGTTTCGCCGAGGGGGCGCCCGCCGTGCGCAGGCTGACGCTCGCGCTCGCGCTCCTGCAGGCGGTCGTCGGGTGCTGGGCGGTCCGGGACCTCGCGGCCGTCCCGCCCGTCGTCGGCGTCGTCGCCGCGGGCTATTCACTCGCCACCTCGGCGGCCGTCGTGCATTTGCTGTGCCGCCCGGAAGCCAAGGCGTGGTTCGGCGTTCCCGTGCCCTGACCGCTTCGCGCAGCCGCCGTCAGCCGGGCTGTCGGTCGCGGTCTATACGCTGGATGGGTGGCAGATCCAGCGACGTACCGGCCCGCGCCGGGCACGATCCCCGTCGAACCCGGTGTCTACAAATTCCGGGACGCCCATCGGCAGGTCATCTACGTCGGCAAGGCCAAGAGCCTGCGCAGCAGACTGAACTCGTACTTCGCCGACGTCGCCGGCCTGCATCCGCGCACCAGGCAGATGGTCACCACGGCCGCGAGCGTCGAATGGACGGTCGTCTCCACCGAGGTGGAGGCGCTGCAGCTGGAATACAACTGGATCAAGGAGTTCGATCCGCGCTTCAACGTCCGCTACCGCGACGACAAGTCCTATCCGGTGCTCGCGGTCACCCTGAACGAGGAATACCCGCGGCTGTTCGTCTACCGCGGCGCGCGCCGCAAAGGCGTCCGTTACTTCGGCCCGTTCGCGCACGCCTGGGCGATCCGCGAGACGCTCGATCTGCTGCTGCGGGTGTTCCCCGCGCGCACCTGCTCCAACGGCGTCTTCCGGCGCCACCACCAGATCGGGCGTCCCTGTCTGCTCGGCTACATCGACAAGTGCTCGGCGCCGTGCGTCGGGCGGGTGAGCGCCGAGGAGCACCGGGCGATCGTCGAGGACTTCTGCGACTTCCTCGCCGGCCGCACCGACCGCTTGGTCCGGGAGCTGGAGCGCCGCATGCACGAGGCCGCGGAAGACCTGGACTTCGAGGCCGCGGCACGGCTGCGCGACGATGTCCAGGCGCTGCGCCGGGCACTGGAGAAGCAGGCGGTGGTGCTCGGCACGGGCACCGACGCCGACGTCATCGCCTTCGCCACCGACGAGCTGGAGGTGGCGGTGCAGGTCTTCCACGTGCGCGACGGCCGGGTGCGCGGCCAGCGCGGCTGGGTGGTCGACAAGTCGGGTGACGCGGTCGACGTGCCGCAGGCGGGCGGTGAGCTCGCCGCGCTGGTCGAGCAGTTCCTCACCCAGTTCTACGGCGAGCAGGTCGCGGTGGCCGAGCAGTCCGCCGACGACCTGCCCGCCGCCGTGGTGCCGCGCGAAGTGCTCGTGCCCGAGCTGCCCGCCGACGTCGAGCAGGTCCAGCAGTGGCTGTCGGGCTTGCGCGGCTCGGCGGTGAAGGTGCGGGTGCCTCAGCGCGGGGACAAGAAGGCGCTCGCCGAGACCGTGCAGCGCAACGCGATGGAAGCGCTGGCCCAGCACAAGCTCAAGCGGGCGGGTGATCTGACGTCGAGATCACAAGCGCTGCAAGAGATCCAGGACGCCCTGGAACTCGACACCGCGCCGTTGCGCATCGAGTGCGTGGACGTGAGCCACGTGCAGGGGACCGACGTGGTGGCCTCGTTGGTGGTCTTCGAGGACGGCCTGGCCCGCAAGTCCGAGTACCGCCACTACACGATCCGGGAGGCGGCCGGCGAGGGCCGGTCCGACGACGTCGGCAGCATCGCCGAGGTGACCCGCCGCCGGTTCCTCAAACTGCGCCGTGAGCGCGACATGATGGAGCACGACGACCTCGCCGCGACCGGAAGCGACGAGGAGGCGCTCGACCTGACGTCCCGGCCGGGCATCGATCCCCGCACCGGACGCCCGCGCAAGTTCTCCTACCCGCCCAACTTGTTCGTCGTCGACGGCGGCGCGCCGCAGGTCGCGGCCGCGGCCGAGGTGCTCGACGAGCTGGGCATCACCGACGTCGCGGTGATCGGCCTGGCCAAACGGCTGGAAGAGGTGTGGGTGCCCGGCGAGAGCGATCCGGTGATCCTCCCGCGCACCAGCGAGGCGCTGTACCTGCTGCAACGGGTCCGTGACGAGGCCCACCGCTTCGCCATCACCTTCCACCGCAGCAAGCGCTCGCGCCGGATGACCGCCTCGGCGCTCGACTCGGTGCCGGGTCTCGGCACGGCGCGCCGGACCGCGCTGGTCACCCATTTCGGGTCGGTGGCCAAGCTGAAGCAGGCCACGGTCGAGGAGATCACCGAGGTGCCCGGGATCGGGGTGGCGACCGCGAAAGCGGTCCTTGCGGCGCTCGAGTCCGAATAGTCAGTCGACAGTGCACCGGAAGATTCGGTTTCGCGTACGTTGTGTCTGCGGCCGATACCGGAATCGGTGCGCGATGATCGGAAGGCACCCCAGAGACGGATCCGGTAGGACATGACACGCGTCGAATCGAACAGCAGTGCGGGCAACCCGCCGACGAGCGCGGGACGAGTCGCCTCGTCCGGCGCCGTCGGCGGGGCGAACCCGCAGGTCGAGGTCGTGATCGTGACCGGGCTCTCGGGCGCGGGCCGCGGCACCGCCGCCCGCGTGCTCGAGGATCTCGGCTGGTATGTGGCCGACAACCTGCCCCCGGAGCTGTTCGGGCGGATGGTGGAGCTGGGGGCTTCGGCGAAGCCGCCGATCCGCCGTCTCGCGCTGGTCATGGACGTGCGCAGCCGGTTCTTCACCGGTGATCTGTCGGTGGTCACCGAGCAGTTGCGGACCCGGGGCGTGCGCACCAGGGTGCTGTTCCTGGAGGCCTCCGACGACGTGCTGATCCGCCGTTTCGGCTTCGCGCGGCGCAGGCACCCGCTGCAGAGCGAGAGCAAGGACGGCACGTTGTCGGCCGGCATCGCCGCCGAGCGGGTGCGGCTGTCCGCCGTGAAGGCGGCCGCCGACCTGGTGATCGACACCACCGAACTGTCCATCCATCAGCTGCACCGCAAGATGGAGGAGGCCTACGGCGGCGGCGCGCCCAGCGCATTGCAGCTCACCGTGCAGTCGTTCGGCTTCAAGTACGGAGTTCCGCTGGACGCGGACATGGTGTTGGATGTGCGTTTTCTACCCAATCCACATTGGATACCGGAATTGCGGGAACACACCGGTCAGGAGACGGTGGTCAGCGAGTACGTGCTGTCGCGTCCCGGCGCGGACGATTACCTCCGTACCTGCCACCACCTGGTCGAGCTGACCACGAACGGTTACCGCCAAGAGGGGAAGCGATACATGACGGTCGCAGTGGGCTGCACCGGAGGCAAGCACCGGAGCGTCGCGATTGCCGAGGCGCTGGGCGAGTTGATGAGCGAGGTCACCGGCGGGCCGGAGGACTCCGCCGATGTGGTCCGGGTAGTGCATCGAGACCTGGGGCGCGAATGACCGGGTGGGAATCCAATCCGAGCATCGTCGCGCTGGGCGGCGGACACGGCCTGTACGCGACGCTGACCGCGGTGCGGCGGCTGACCAGGAAGATCTGCGCCGTGGTCACCGTCGCCGACGACGGCGGCTCCTCGGGTCGGCTGCGCGCCGAGCTGGGGGTGCTGCCCCCCGGGGATCTACGGATGGCGCTGGCGGCCCTCGCGGCGGACGCCGACGGCGTCTGGACACAGACGGTCCAGCATCGTTTCGGCGGCACCGGCGCACTGGCCGGGCACTCCGTGGGCAACCTCATCCTGGCCGGGCTCACCGAGGTGCTCGGCGACCCGGTCGCCGCGCTCGACGAGGTCGCCCGCATGTTGCGCATCACCGGACGCGTGCTGCCCATGTCGCCGATCGCGCTGGACATCGAGGCGGACGTGTCCGGATTGGAAGCGGATCCACGGGTGAGCCGCTGCATTCGCGGCCAAGTTGCCATCGCGACGACGCCGGGTAAGGTGCGGCGAGTGCGGCTGATTCCGTCCGATCCACCGGCCAGTCCGGAGGCGACCTCGGCGATCGAACACGCGGACGTCGTGGTGCTCGGCCCGGGATCGTGGTTCACCAGCGTGATCCCGCACGTCCTCGTCCCGGAGCTACGGGAAGCCCTGGTATACACCAGGGCCCGGAAAGTTCTGGTGCTCAACCTCGCCGCGGAGCCGGGGGAGACCGCGGGGTTCTCCGCGGAGCGGCATTTGCATGTATTGTCCCAGCACGCACCGGAATTCGTCGTCGACGAGGTGCTGGTCGACTCCGGCTCGGTACCGGAGGGCCGCGAGCGGGAACATGTGGCCAGGGCTGCCGAACAGTTGCGGGCACGAGTAACCTTCTCCGATGTCGCCGAAGCGGGAACGGACCGGCATCACCCCGGAAAGCTTGCCGCCGCACTGGATCAACTGATCCGGCAACCTCGGCCGCAAATGGCAGGGCTTCGAGTCGAGGGACGGCACATGGGTCAGGATGTGCGTTCCGGGTTGGGTGGAAAGGAGCGCGTCCCGTGGCGATGACAGCCGATGTGAAAGACGAGCTGAGCAGGCTCACGGTGTCGCAGGTGAGTTCCCGCAAGGCGGAACTGTCCGCACTGCTGCGTTTCGCGGGCGGCCTGCACATCGTCGGCGGCCGGGTGATCGTCGAGGCCGAGGTGGACATGGGGTCCATCGCGCGCAGGCTGCGCCGGGAGATCTTCGAGCTCTACGGCTACGGGTCCGATGTGCACGTGCTCGGCGCGGGCGGATTGCGCAAGACCTCCCGGTACGTCGTGCGCGTCTCCAAGGAGGGGGAGGCGCTGGCCCGGCAGACCGGTCTGCTCGACGTGCGCGGCCGTCCGGTGCGCGGCCTGCCCGCGCAGGTGGTCGGCGGCAGCATCGCCGACGCCGAAGCCGCCTGGCGCGGCGCGTTTCTCGCCCACGGCTCGCTCACCGAACCCGGACGTTCCTCGGCGCTCGAAGTCAGCTGCCCCGGACCCGAGGCGGCGCTGGCGCTGGTCGGCGCGGCCCGGCGGCTCGGCATCACGGCCAAGGCGCGCGAAGTGCGCGGCACCGACCGTGTGGTGGTGCGCGACGGTGAGGCGATCGGCGCGTTGCTGACCAGGATGGGCGCGCACGGCACCCGCATGGTGTGGGAGGAACGCAGGCTGCGTCGCGAGGTGCGCGCGACCGCGAATCGCCTGGCCAACTTCGACGACGCCAACCTGCGCCGCTCCGCGCGGGCCGCGGTGGCCGCGGCGGCCCGGGTGGAACGCGCGCTGGAGATCCTCAGCGACGACGTGCCCGACCATCTCGCCGCCGCGGGCAAGCTGCGTGTGCAGCACCGCCAGGCGTCGCTGGAGGAACTCGGTCAGCTCGCCGACCCGCCGATGACGAAAGACGCCGTCGCGGGCCGCATCCGGCGGCTGCTGTCGATGGCCGACCGGCGCGCCAAGGAACTGGGCGTGCCGGACACCGAGTCGGCCGTGACGGCCGAACTGCTCGACGAAGCCTGATCCCGCGTTCGCGCGCTCGCCACGATCCCCGCGGCCCGGATGGCCGCGGGGATCGTGGCGTTCCGGCTGCCGGAATTCGTGTTGGTCGGGCGTCTGACCAGGCATCGCGCCCGCGCAAAGGCCAGGTGCGTGTCGGCGAGGTCACGGCAGGGCGTTAGTGTGAGTGGACATCGGAATGATCCGCTGGAAAGTTGAGGAGCGATAACGTGACTGTCCGGGTAGGCATCAACGGCTTCGGTCGTATCGGACGTAACTTCTTCCGGGCGGTGGAGGCGCAGAAGGCGCTCGGCACCACCGACATCGAGATCGTCGCGGTCAACGACCTCACCGACAACGCGACCCTCGCCACTCTGCTCAAGTACGACTCGATCCTTGGCCGGCTGCCCCAGGACGTCTCGCTCGACGGCGACGACACCATCGTGGTGGGCGACCAGCGGATCAAGGCGCTGGCCATCAAGGAGGGCCCCGCCGCGCTGCCGTGGGGCGACCTCGGCGTCGACGTGGTCGTCGAGTCCACCGGCATCTTCACCGACGCCACCAAGGCCAAGGGGCACCTCGCCGCAGGCGCGAAGAAGGTGATCATCTCCGCCCCGGCCAAGGGTGAGGACATCACCATCGTCATGGGCGTCAACGACGACAAGTACGACGGCAGCCAGAACATCATCTCCAACGCCTCGTGCACCACCAACTGCCTCGGCCCGCTGGCCAAGGTGCTCAACGACGAATTCGGCATCGAGCGTGGCCTGATGACCACCATCCACGCCTACACCCAGGACCAGAACCTGCAGGACGGCCCGCACAGCGACCTGCGCCGCGCCCGCGCCGCCGCGCTGAACATCGTGCCCACCGGCACCGGCGCCGCGAAGGCCATCGGCCTGGTGCTGCCCGAGCTGCAGGGCAAGCTGGACGGCTACGCGCTGCGCGTTCCGGTCCCGACCGGTTCGGTCACCGACCTGACCGCCACCCTGCGCAAGTCGGCCTCCATCGACG
Above is a genomic segment from Nocardia sputorum containing:
- the gap gene encoding type I glyceraldehyde-3-phosphate dehydrogenase; translated protein: MTVRVGINGFGRIGRNFFRAVEAQKALGTTDIEIVAVNDLTDNATLATLLKYDSILGRLPQDVSLDGDDTIVVGDQRIKALAIKEGPAALPWGDLGVDVVVESTGIFTDATKAKGHLAAGAKKVIISAPAKGEDITIVMGVNDDKYDGSQNIISNASCTTNCLGPLAKVLNDEFGIERGLMTTIHAYTQDQNLQDGPHSDLRRARAAALNIVPTGTGAAKAIGLVLPELQGKLDGYALRVPVPTGSVTDLTATLRKSASIDEINAAYKAAAEGPLKGILKYNTDPIVSSDIVTDPASSIYDAPLTKVIDDQVKVVSWYDNEWGYSNRLADLIGLVGKSL